From Daucus carota subsp. sativus chromosome 6, DH1 v3.0, whole genome shotgun sequence, the proteins below share one genomic window:
- the LOC108225616 gene encoding fasciclin-like arabinogalactan protein 21: MPLQLTIVSIVILLASFYFGRAVAISSAAVSPAPDSAVPYFHDDVTNLLEPILTNLGFQELAMAVPSLSDASYTTWSGPSTLFAPDDASIRACTAASCSVARLLREHIVPGLFTHDYLKKLAFGTKIETMDPGRCITITSATDVRTNASKIFIGGVEITRPDLFNNGLLVIHGIQGFLAPLSPFSCNVERMNSLSFPYQPHHHHPSAAPFYLMRLMLRDAMLRLRSTGFSVLSLAMKVKYAELVSLNSMTVFAIDDQSIFSGSHSYVSSVRFHIVPNRLLPIFDLEKIPVGTELPTLEQGESLLVTAAGGRATPIRINYVRIKVPDVIRNLKIVVHSVYLPFPHLHNTAAAATAASALSPYGVAAFPEFNTTESCAATEGAVPGVCSSEVAPTAQVQPQPQSQPQHDHMFDVNEEHHGL, encoded by the exons ATGCCTCTGCAACTGACGATCGTCTCCATCGTCATCCTCCTGGCGTCCTTCTACTTCGGCCGTGCTGTCGCTATCTCCTCCGCCGCAGTCTCTCCGGCGCCGGACTCTGCCGTTCCGTACTTCCACGATGACGTCACCAATCTCTTGGAGCCGATTCTCACGAACCTCGGCTTTCAGGAGCTGGCTATGGCGGTTCCGTCTCTCTCCGACGCTTCTTACACTACGTGGAGCGGTCCTTCCACTCTCTTCGCTCCTGACGACGCTTCGATTCGCGCTTGCACCGCTGCTTCTTGCTCCGTCGCTCGTCTCCTCCGTGAACACATCGTTCCAg GTCTATTCACGCACGATTACCTGAAAAAACTCGCATTCGGCACGAAGATCGAAACGATGGATCCAGGTCGGTGCATAACAATCACCTCCGCCACCGACGTCCGCACAAACGCCTCCAAAATCTTCATCGGCGGCGTGGAGATAACGCGTCCTGATCTCTTCAACAACGGCCTCTTAGTCATCCACGGCATCCAAGGCTTTCTCGCGCCTCTCTCTCCCTTCTCCTGTAACGTCGAGAGAATGAATTCTCTCTCGTTTCCGTATCagcctcatcatcatcatccttccgCCGCTCCGTTCTATCTCATGCGATTGATGCTTCGCGACGCGATGCTAAGGCTTCGAAGCACCGGATTCAGTGTTTTATCGCTGGCGATGAAAGTCAAGTACGCGGAGCTTGTTAGTCTCAACAGTATGACTGTTTTTGCAATTGACGATCAGTCAATTTTCTCCGGTTCGCATTCGTATGTCAGTAGTGTCCGGTTTCATATAGTTCCGAACCGGTTGCTTCCGATTTTCGATCTCGAGAAGATTCCGGTAGGGACTGAGTTGCCTACGCTTGAGCAAGGAGAGTCTCTGTTAGTGACCGCTGCTGGCGGGAGAGCAACGCCGATTCGGATCAATTACGTGCGGATCAAGGTGCCGGATGTGATTCGGAACCTGAAGATCGTTGTTCACAGTGTTTACTTACCGTTTCCGCATCTTCACAACACGGCTGCTGCTGCTACTGCAGCATCTGCGCTTTCACCATACGGAGTTGCTGCATTTCCTGAGTTCAATACCACTGAATCGTGTGCTGCGACTGAGGGAGCTGTTCCAGGCGTTTGTAGTAGCGAGGTGGCACCGACTGCTCAGGTCCAGCCGCAGCCACAGTCACAGCCGCAGCACGATCATATGTTCGACGTGAACGAAGAGCATCACGGCCTGTGA